A DNA window from Bdellovibrionota bacterium contains the following coding sequences:
- a CDS encoding permease-like cell division protein FtsX yields MKGLLTHFFRSWKHHPLIQTGALVVLTGTFTIIFSIYLFFSNMERILVSWGSNIEMNIFLKDNLGTDEVEKIKKELVDLNYFKDVHFVTQKDAASQFFSKMSRYIPEFAGEKEFLNIVPSSFVASLLPGGNLSDFKKISNKVETVPGVEDVSYGQEWVENFSIFVGSIKNIGWAISGILILGSLFVIGFTVYAVIVRRRDEIEIYELCGATSRMIQAPYIFEGALISLMAGISALVMSYFILTVQNEFFISKMIYLGLNDLFEFFGVIEVLSLLIFSAFVGAFVSYLCIHKLNTGWTRTSNYSRGET; encoded by the coding sequence ACATTCACGATCATTTTCTCTATCTACCTGTTCTTTAGCAATATGGAAAGAATACTGGTTTCTTGGGGTTCAAATATTGAAATGAATATCTTTCTCAAAGACAATCTCGGAACAGATGAAGTAGAGAAGATCAAAAAAGAACTCGTGGATTTGAATTACTTCAAAGACGTTCACTTCGTCACACAAAAGGATGCTGCAAGCCAATTCTTCTCTAAAATGTCGAGATACATTCCGGAATTTGCCGGGGAAAAAGAATTCCTCAACATTGTTCCTTCAAGTTTTGTGGCCTCTCTGTTGCCAGGAGGAAATTTATCAGATTTTAAAAAAATATCTAATAAAGTGGAAACGGTACCTGGAGTTGAGGATGTTTCTTACGGCCAAGAATGGGTAGAAAATTTTTCTATATTTGTCGGGTCAATCAAAAATATTGGATGGGCAATTTCTGGAATTCTTATTTTAGGATCTCTATTTGTGATTGGCTTTACAGTTTACGCGGTGATCGTGAGAAGGCGTGACGAAATTGAAATTTATGAGCTCTGTGGTGCCACTTCAAGAATGATTCAGGCTCCTTATATTTTTGAAGGTGCTTTGATTTCTCTGATGGCGGGAATTTCAGCATTGGTCATGAGCTACTTTATATTGACCGTGCAAAATGAATTTTTTATTTCAAAAATGATTTACCTTGGCCTTAATGACTTGTTCGAATTCTTTGGAGTTATTGAAGTTTTATCACTTCTTATATTTTCGGCGTTTGTCGGTGCTTTTGTATCTTACCTCTGTATTCATAAGCTAAACACCGGCTGGACACGGACATCAAATTATTCTCGGGGAGAAACTTGA